GGGCGCGACCTGCTGCAGGTCAGAAATCTGAACGCCGTGCCGTACGGCACGCGCTTCCAGGCCTCGAGCATCGACCCCTCGACCGGCGAGTCGCTTCCGCCGAATTTCCTGCGGCCCTTCCGTGGGTACGGCGACATCCTGTTCCACGAGTTCGCCGGCTTCTCCGACTACCAGGCGCTCCAGGTGCAGTTGAACCGGCGGTACACGGACGGCTTGCAGTTCGGCGTTTCCTACACGCTGTCCTCCTCCAAGACCACGGCCGGGACCGTGAACCCATTTCTCGATGCCCGTGATCGGAACTATGCGGGCATCGGGCGCACGCACAATCTGGCGATTAACTACGCGTACGATCTCCCGAATCTCAGCGAGCGCTGGAACAATGCGCTGGCGCGGGTGCTCTTCGACGGCTGGCAGGTGTCCGGTGTCACGACCGCGCTGAGCGGCGCCGCGCTGAATCTGTCGTACGCAATCGAGGGCGCCAGTGACCTCACCGGCGGTGCGGGCGCCGGAGTCGATACACGCGTCGACCTCACGGGCGACCCCAACCTGCCACGCGGTGAGCGCACACCTGATCGCGCGTTCCGCACCGAAGTGGTACAGCCCCCCTCGCTCGAGACGAACCGGATCGGCACGGCGAAGACGGATGATCTGATTGGTCCCGGTTATCTCAACTGGGACATGGCCATCAATCGCAATGTTTCGCTCGGCGGTATGCGGCGTTTGCAGTTCCGCGTCGAGCTATACAACGCGTTCAACAACGTCCAGTTCTCGAGCGTGGACACCGGTGCCGTCTTCGACGAGGCGGGCAATCAGATCGACGGCCAGTTTGGAGCCTACCTCGCGGCGCGCGACGCGCGGCGGATTCAGCTCACCCTCAGGGTGCAGTTTTAGAGACAATCGTATTCACCTCGCGCCCGACCTAGTGGGCCTACACCCTTGCTGCTGGGATGAGGTCATGTAGGCCCGAACCTTCAGGACGGCGTCTCAGAAGCGCTGTCATCCAAGAACTCGAGGGCCTGATCCCCCTATGATCTTCATGAAGAACCATCGGTCTACTCGTAGGTGGACGACCGCAGCCCAACGGACGCTGGCCGCGTGTGTCGTCCTGTTCACGGTGTCCCCGGGGCTGCCGGGTCGACTACTCGTCTCACAGAGCCGCGCCACACCAAACTTCGTGATTGTTTTTCTCGACGATTCCGGATGGGCGGATTTTCGGCCCTTCGCCAATCCGGGATATCCAACCCCGAATGTCGATCGACTGGCATCGGAGGGCCGTCGATTCAACAATTTCTACGTGCCCCAGGGCGTCTGCTCGGCGTCGAGAGCCGCCCTGCTCACCGGCTCGTATCCGGGCAAGATTCAGCCGGGGACGACGTCTGAAACAGCCATCTGCTCCATTGACATCCTGCCGACCATTGCCCACCTGGCGGGCGCCCAGCCGCCGGACAACGACATCGATGGGCGCAACGTGTGGGATCTCATCGCCGGCAAACCTGGCGCGCAGAACCCGCATGCCTATTATGCCTTCTCCACCGGGGACCGGTTCGAGGCGGTCATGTCGGGGGATGGGAAATGGAAATTGCATCTTCCTCACGAGTACAGGCATGTGATTCGACACGGTGAGGGTGGGTTCCCCGGTGAGCACGAGCAGAGAGCGCAGCAATTGGCCTTGTATGATCTCGGGGCCGATCCCTACGAGCGCATGAATGTGATCGACGATCATCCTGCGATCGCGCAGACGCTCCAACAGCTCGCCGAACAGCATCGGAAACAGTTCTACGCTGACCGGAAGTGAAGCCGCGCCTGGAGCCCCGACGTTCGAGTGTGCGGCTAAAATCGGCCAGAGCGCCAGTGCACGCGAGAACCGGCGGGGTCAACGCTGTTGCAGCAGCGTCCGCGCCGGCGCAAATCCCGAGTCGGCTGCGAGCGCGCGGCGCGCTGCCGCGACCGCCCGGTCGCGATCACCCAACTGCCAGTGGATGGTTGCCGCCGCGTACGGATACTCGGGAACGGCCGGGGCACGCCGCTCCGCCTCGGCCAGCGTCTCCAACGCCTCGTCCCGCCGGCTCGTCTGCGCCAAGAGGAGACCGAGATTGTACCAGCCCCGGTGGAGCGCCGGTTGACGCTCGACTGCCGCGCGCAGCGCCATCTCGGCTTCAGGCAGCCGGTTGGCCTCAGCGTAAGCAAGACCGGCGCGCAGCATCAGTTCCCCGTTGTCAGGCTCGAGCTCCGCCGCGCGAGACCATGCGTCAGCCGCGTCTCCGGCCCGGCCCAGTGCCTGCAATACCCTCCCATGGCTCTCGTGGATCCCCGCAGAATAGCGATCCCACGTGGCCGCGAGACGCATCTCCGCCTCTGCCTCCTCGAGGCGGCTCGTGTTGGCGAGGAACTGACCGCGTCGCAACCGGCCGCTCGGCTGATCCAGGAGCAGATCGAGGTAATCGAGAAGCTCCCGTTCGACCGCTGAGCCCGCCGGCAGCGTCGCCGCCTGGGCCCAGGCCGCGTCGAGCCTCACCAGCCGCGCCGGATCACGCAGCGACGGGCCGAGCGCCGCCGCGGTGGACGACTCGCCGGTCAACACCTGCACCGCCGACGCACGCACCAGTGGGTCCGCATCGCGTAGCGCCGCGCGCGCGGCAGATACGACCGCGGGCGCATCCGGGCGGCCGGCGAGCAACTGGAGATACGTCGCGCGCCACGCCGCGATGTCCTCCGACGCCAGCAACCTCAGCAACGCCTGCTCCGCGGACGCGTCGCCGGCTTGCACCGCCGCCACGGCTCGCGCGCGCGCACGCTGCCGGGACTCGAGCCTGTCGCCATACCACTTCGTCACGTGCGCGATCGCCCAGTCGACCGATTCGTCGGTATGACAGCGATTGCACGCATTGGGAATGCCCAACTCTTTGGTCAGGAGCGGATCCGGCTTGAGCCAGCCGTGATCGTGTCGCGGTGAGCGCACCATATAGCTCGTCGTGGGCATGTGGCACGTGACACATTGGTTGCCGGTGGAATCGGCCGCATGGTGCGAGTGCGCGGTGGGATCAATCGCCGGGGCCTCGATGCCTGTGTCCGGCATGACTTGCCCGGGCGCGCTGTGACACTGCAGACACAACGCGTTGTTCCTGACAGGCAGCATTGGCTTCGTCGTGTGCGGGTCGTGACAGTCCGTGCATGTCACGCCGGCGTGGCGCATCCGGCTCAGCATCACCGAGGTCCAATTGAACACCTCGTCGCGCTGCTGGCCGTCGGGCCAGAACATCGCGGGATCCACCGGCAGCGTGAGCCGAAAATGGTCGTGATAGTTGGCGCCGGGTGGGAGCTCCGCGGTCAACGGCTCGTTGCGCGCATGGCAATAGGCGCAGCGCTCCATGGCGCGCTGAGGATCGCGAATCCACGCCAGCCTCGACCCGCTCGAGTCCTTGCTCTCGTTCGCCGACCGCCGACCATGCGTGGCGGATACCGGGCCGTGACACTGGATGCACCCCACGCCGTGCTCGACCCACGTGGAGCGATAGCGATCCGTCGCAGCGTCGTAATGCTTGCGGTAACCCGTCATATGGCAGTGCGCGCACATCGAGTTCCAGTTCATGCCGCGGCCCGTCCAATGGCCCCACTCACCGGCATGACGACGCTCGTTCCCAAACACGTTGAACCACTCCTGTCGCGCGGGATCCCACGCGAGGTCGACCGCCTGCCAGCGCCCACCCTCCGCCGGCACCAGCACCTGGCGTGAAGGCTTCCAGCCCAGCACGGCCTCGACCGGATGTGTCGCGCTGCCGGCAGACGGGTCACCCGCGATCATCTGCGGGTGCCCCTTCTCGCTGCGTCCGACGCGGAATCGCGAACCGCCGTCCTCCTCCGCCCGCGGCGGATCGAACGCACCCGCCAGATCCGCATCTTCCACCGGCTGGTTGGCGCGCGCGTGGTCGGTACCTGCCCACGCGGCGACGATGTCCCCGTGACACTCGCGGCAGGAGGCCGAGGTTTGTGCGACCGCCTGCGACGGCAGAAGCGGCGTCTCAGTCGCCACACGGCGTTCGCGCGTGCATGCCGCCACACCGCTGCCGATGACGACACAGGCGATCCACACCAGGCAGATGGGGGGTGAACCGGCAAGGTGATTGGCCGAGTGGGCGACGCAGCCCTGACCGCGTACCACCGTATCTCTCATACCGTTCTCAAAGATCTGAATG
This DNA window, taken from Luteitalea sp., encodes the following:
- a CDS encoding sulfatase-like hydrolase/transferase encodes the protein MIFMKNHRSTRRWTTAAQRTLAACVVLFTVSPGLPGRLLVSQSRATPNFVIVFLDDSGWADFRPFANPGYPTPNVDRLASEGRRFNNFYVPQGVCSASRAALLTGSYPGKIQPGTTSETAICSIDILPTIAHLAGAQPPDNDIDGRNVWDLIAGKPGAQNPHAYYAFSTGDRFEAVMSGDGKWKLHLPHEYRHVIRHGEGGFPGEHEQRAQQLALYDLGADPYERMNVIDDHPAIAQTLQQLAEQHRKQFYADRK